The genomic interval GAAATGCACTCCCTGAAAGCAGAGGATATTGTCAAACTATCTTAAATTTTGCGGAAGGCAAAATATATTTACTAGGATCCTTAAGTGCATAGTGCAAGGTAATTATAAAGGTTGCAGCACTATAAAATATCCAAAAATTACAATCCTCCGAGACAGATTCGATTTCAAGGTTATCTCTGGGCGCCTTCACACTATCCTGTGAACCAGTAGGAAACCCCAGCTTTTTGTGTGCTCTGTACTCTGTGCTAATGGGTCCTGTATGCAGCTTAGGCCGAGACAAGGTCAATTACTGCACAGGTAGAAGCTTTGGGCAGCACCTTATTATTGCTTAAGAACACTCAGGCCAGTAATAGCTACCAAGATTATTCTGTACAGAGTGCCCATGGCTTGTAAACCACTAATCCAGAGCTTTGAATGGCACTTTCCATATCAAATCTGACCACTCATTTCATCGAGCGGCCGTCAGCGTCCATCCTCTTTTATACCCGTTACCACTTGTGAACATCACCTTGGGCTTTCTTCAGTGAATTTCTGTTTACACAAATCATTCTGATTCACACTAGTTTAAACAGAAGTGAAGAATATATGTAAAATATTTGCATAGATTTTGGGTTGAGGTTGACATATTGCTTAGATGGTGAAGAATCTTGAATTTCATTGGGTAATTATTTCATTAAAGAACTggagaaaagacacatgttAAACTGCATGACAAGTGCTGAGTCATTctgatgtaaacacacagtcAAGCAAGCCTGCAGCACCAGAGTGTAAAATGGCATATGAGGTCATGTTGAAAATCAGCTTGTGTGTGAGATGACGAGAAGCTGAGATGATGTGATGATATTAAGTGCAGGTTTGTACATGTCTGTTTCTAGAGCAGTGCCACATATAGAGTTTCTACTTGACTTTAAGCCAACAACTTCTTTTACTTCATCTCAGTGTGAAACCTGACTAATGCTTAATGAAAGAATTTTTTTTGGTAACGTTTCAgcacaataaacacaacaatattTAGTGAAGTGTAGTTATTTTTCTGGTTACACATCCCCTGGAATTTCTGAATTAATCAGTTTTCAAGGGATGAAAATATCAGAACAAATACATCTCATTTACTGAATGGATTTTTGGGATATCCACTTGGAACAGCTGTCCTGCCCTCTGTGGTCAGCTCCACGCAGTCTGCAGGGCAGATCCACGTGCACGCATACACACATTCTTAAAGCGTTGCATggcaacagagacacagagcgcTACCGCATTCTGCTAATGACTCCCTGTAATCATGCACGTACACAAAAGAAGGTAAGCACCTGAGTtcacaaaacagacacaaaacaactcaTAACAAGAAACTAGGTAAATGTCAGACAAGCAAATTACTTCAGCACCAACAAAAGCATGAAAAAGATAAAGACAGACAACCgcttttaaaaccacaaacacaataatCATTTCAAGGTCAGATTTTCATTACGATGTGAACAGCCAAACATTTTTTACCATCCTCACATATTTTAGGAAACATAAAAACTACTTTCTTATTCCCGAAGAGGAAAGCAAGACACAGTAGCCAGGGGAAAGAGAAGTAAAAACGTTCCTGTATGTTGATTGCAACAGAAAGTTGTCATTGTGCCAAAggagagagtgaagaagatgcaGCATAGAAATAAAGAACAAATAAGAACGATGTGAAGCAACGGCAGATTTCCCTTTGATTAGATTAGATAGTGGAAGCTTCACCTGTGAAGCCCATGAGAGCGCCCTCTCTGGCCTGCTGCCTCAGCCCCTCCACATCTTTGTAGTCGATGTAGACCAGATCGATGGCCTGTAGCCCAAACGCTTTGGTGGTCACCACCACCTTCTGTCGGGCGTAAAGGAGCTCCCTGGCATCCTTAGTCCGTGTGGCACCTCAAGGAAAAGTATGGAGTTATTAGGGGTGAAATACCGAATGTCAACATTTATTGCAAAAGTCTTACGTGAAAAGTTTAATTGCTAATAGTGTCACTAAATAAAGACTTGACTCAATCATCTGAAATGAGACCCTAAatgcacacgtttttttgtgGAATTTCAGAAgctaaaaaaaagtttgaaaccACTCGTTTAATCTTTAACACGTTTGTTTTACTGTCAATTGTGTAAAAATCTCgatattaaaaataactaaagtcCTCAAGTTAATGTTAAGGAGTAGAAAGCACAAGCTGGGGGCTGGAAGTACAAATAGAAGCACGTAAGTACCTCAATGATTTACTTAGCAAAGAGTACTTGAgcaaatgtacttagttactttgCCTGACGTCCAGTAACTCTCAATGACAAGATCCATCAAAAGAAGCGTGGATCCTCTTTTTCACTTTCAccacttttatttgtttcatttttaaaacagaCCTAATGGGTTAAACTGCCTGAATTAACGTAAAGATAGATAATGATATAAACACAACCAACCGCTTTACTTCCGCTAAATAGTCACAGGCTACATGAAATCAAAACCTCTAAAGTGTGCGGATTTATTAAATAATTGAGCTGGTAAAGGAAATTTCACACTTTCCTCTCATTTATCATATTTATCTGTCAAGATTCTCACATATACTACACCCACAAATCATCCCATATCTAAATACCATAATTTTAACCACTTTACCTGCAGTCGTAAAATCCTTTACCACTAAACATTTGGATTTTACACTTTGGACTGTTTTATTATATAGTGCTGAATGTGGGAGAATAGCACAACTGAGTTCTAACAGAGGAAATGTTAATCTGGAGGTGTAACAGCTACCTATGCTGGCACAGAAGTCATCAGAGCCAAACACCACGCCGTCATGGTGGAGACCAGCCCTGGGAGCAAGTCGTCGGATTTCCTCACACACCGCCTGGAGAGAGCATACGAATATTAGCATAATACAGGCCGACTAAAGTGACACAGATGCAAAGGGGGGGGAGAAATGTTGGACATCTTGGCATAAATACTGTGGAGGGAATCTAATTATGCTCCAATATTCCAACCGTGGTTCAAACAGCCTGGTTTCCGTGTTTCCTTTGCAGGCACAGAAGCTTCCAACATGCACATCATCACACTCAATTCTCTCTAACAAATACGCCAATAAGTACATATCTGTCAAATCCATAACCTTCACCAGCTTCCTCTCCATGGAGACTGATTACCAATGTACAAGTCCACTAAATATACCACCTGCAGGCACATACATTATACATACATCAAAGCAAACGTACACAATGAGGAGCCGGAGATGCCTCTGTCCCCTTAGCTGGCCCAAGACACTGCTATGAAGGGTTGGAAATGAAAACTCTGTACTTTTTAGTTGCTTTAGCAGTCATGTACTGAAAGCATGTCAGTTTGATCAGACCGTTCACATTCTACTACCATGTATTTACTGATGTAAATGTTATTTGGGcttattacctccgccaaggatgtcatgttttcacccctgtcagtCGGTTGGCTGGTTTGATTGTCAACAGAAAgcatttccacgaaacttggtggaaggatatgATATGGACCAAGAAAAGAGACATTCAGACTAGCAAACCGATGAATTTCTTTGAGAAGGGGGCGTTTTTTTCGAGATTTCCCAGACACTAATTTACTGATCTTGCtgttaaaaaatgaatatttagaacactgatatctatgagtgtttgcCATTAAGAACAAATCCCAATAAAAGTTCAGGTTAAGTgggtttaaatgtggtttcttgaGGAGGTATGTTTTTTAGCCACTATACATATTGTTACATATCTGTATCTGTAATCGTTTTAGAACTATGTCCAAATAAGTCCACAAATTGGTGCAGATTGTAAAGGGACCATTTGGCCTGGGAGGACGTATTTGCTCAGCAGAGTACCATCAAGTCAGTGGCTGTATTAGAgatcatttaattatttcataacattttgtgtaaaaacatgaatataaatgCAGGCTTTTCTTTCtacatggaaaaaaacaagactttgctagaatgttttttatgtttttcaaaaGGGAGACGCTGAAAAAAATCTGTGGTGAAAAACAAGCTCCATTGCAAAGATAAACTAATGACCACAATTACTAATAAATAATGAGCGTAacctcaataaataaataaaatttggAATGCAACCGTCTTTGGTGAAGAGTGTGAAACAATAAGAACACGTCTCCTGCTTTTGCTGGACTCCAAATTAGTTTTGCCACTAGCTGTGCCACggcgtttttttttctgcttcatgCTTGTAACCTGGGGTTCAGTCTGGGCAAAGATACAGGGTGTTCTCAAGAAAGCACACAGAGTCACCCCCTGTCATcacaacacacaggcacacactcacaagcacaaacacagccaCCGAATTAGAGTGGGGAGCTAAAAGACAAATCAAAAGAAGGACAGACAGCTTGTTTCTCCCCAAATGCCCAAAACCATGCCCTTTTCCCCCATGTAGCTGAAGGTCGTGCTGCACTATAACAGGAGCTGCTTTGATGCTTGCCAAAATATCATTAAGAACTTTTCCACATGATGATATTAAAACAGctctaattaaaaaatgtcagcaTGTCTGGAAAGggatggagacagacacacacacagacacacacacacagacacacacacacacacacacacacacatacgcagacagagaggaaacaaaaaaaggCTCATTTTGAGGGACTGTCCGAAAGCTTTGAATGCCTTTCATATTGGACACGTGGAGGGCTCCGCTCACCGGCGCCGTCTTTAATCTAAAGTGAACAATGGAGGAACATGCAAAACATCTTATGCAGGCAGTTTTTCAGGGGAGAGTTGTTTGTAATTTACCTTAAAATTGAGCAGGCCCACAGCGGTTTCCACAAAGGTGACCAGGCGAATGGGTTCTGTCAGTGCGTGTCCTTTCAAGTTGTGCTGAAACCTGTCAACAAACTTAACACACAAGGAGAGTCTCACGCACAGCTCATTAACAACACCCACTGTTTCTGCGAATGGAAAACAATAAAGCCCCCCCAAATAATCACAATGAATTAATTTGCTCTCTGGACTTTTTGAAATTATAGTCATCACGTTCATCAGATGTTTTGTTGGAGCACATTATCTGTGACACTCAGAAAAATGTGTGACCAGTTTGGATCCATTTGTGAGGATGTTGACATTGTTCTTCAGGACAGCATGGTGTGTCGCACTAGAAACTGAGAGACTGTGTCAAGATGAattcaaaactaaaagaaaatatattcagCCATAACGATTGTAAATGATGTGACAGAGTCTTCAAAATCCACCGTGGGGTAAGACAGACGGAGGgagtaaaaaaaggaaatcttATCGTTCCAAAAACTTCCTTTTGATACGAATCTTGACACCTTTATTACCTACACTGTTCCCATCGCAGTCCTTATTCAGAGACATATCCACGAGGGTTCAAATGGCAGAAAAAGCAAGCAGAGGAGAGCGGCAACAAAAGCCagtgaaatgaaatattttacattatcaCCAGGGTTTCCCCTGTCGTCTGAAGTCTTCTGCTCTACCTTCTTTCAGAGGCTCCGCTCGACTACAGCGCGTGTTCCCCCGAGAGAGTGTGCACACATGTAAATGTGCACATGCACAAACGGGCGCATGCATACACACAGCAaagtgaagaagaaacaaaaaaaaaagggtgggggggagaagaaACAAGATTTGggatgtctgtgagtgtgttgtaCTCCCACATTATTCTGTTTTACGTCCCCCCTCCATGGCAGGGAAGAGCGAGACTGGAGCAACAATCAGTGTGTGATGTGACACTTTGCTGAGGCCTTTATTCTGCACGACTCCTGCTAATATGCAAGCGCACCTAAGTAGGCCTTTAAAACCAAGTTCGATTCTTTGAAGACCAAAGCATTCCAATTTTTTCCAACAGACCAGTTCACAGCTAGCCCTGGACTGCCAGTGGGGTAGCCCAAATTCCTAAATCTATcatctggaaacacacaaaagccCCCTCCGTCAGATATTTCCTTTCAAAGCcagtcaaaaaaagaaaaaaaaagaaaagaggacttATAAAAAAGCTCAGAGTAGAAATGTCTAACTCCATGTGCCCgcttcctctcctttctctcgctccctctttgACAGTCAAGGAAAAAGACAGATATAAATAACCTCAGGTACAGCTCGGCTATTTTCCTAAACGAGGAGCAAAATAACCCCCGTGCTCGCACTCACCACTCTTGTTCTCGAAACTGAAAGAGTGGGCCTCCATTGAAGGATTTCAAAAAAATAGGGGCAATTTTAATCATCTCTCCATTCAATCTCAGTTGGATAAATCATATCTGGGAGATTTGCATAAATACAAACCATCAAAGACTTTTCATCTTCAAAGAGGTTTTCAAGACCCAATAGGCTTTGTACTGTAATCATCTGAGGTCACAACCCTGTGGGAGCAAGGCTGCTATGGCAACATAAAAACTAACGCTGGGGGCTTAGCATAAtaccgtccccccccccccccccccccccttctcttctTCGCAAACACGGGAAAGGGTGGGAGCGGGGGTCCGAGAAGGAGTGTGAAAAGAGAGTGTAGATAAACCTATTTCTGCGACAGAGGAAACTAGGTAGATATGGCCCATTGTGGGGGAGACCTAGCTGCTATTACACACAGAGATTACCAGCGCTATAGACGCCGCGCCGCGCAAAGTCACAAGCCCCAACCAGGCTGCAGCGAGCCGAGTGGGCTGTTTGGACTGGGctgaaggaaaacaaatgaCAGCTCAATGCGGCACCACCGACGAGAGATCCTCCGAGCCCCTTTGATTACATGTTTCTGTCCCTCTGCTGTATTCTCCTATTCAGCTATTATACACTTTGAGGGCCTGATTTACGCTGCATAAGAGCTACTACAGTCCTCCATCATTGTTGTTCCGGAGCATACAGCAACCATTAGCTGCCAATGGCTCTCACATCTAGGACCCTTTAATTTGTTATTCACTGGTGaattggaaaaagaaaagagaaaaaaaaaaggagaaataacACCTCTTCTTGCCATTCAAAGCCACGCTACAAACAAGCCCTCTGACAATTTTCACCACCCAATCAtgaaaagagaaggagggagagatggagccGGAGAAAGGAGGCTATAGTGGGACAAGTTTCAATTAATTTTCTTCAAAAGGGGGCCAGATTAAATGTTTCCGGCCTGCTGAAGTGTTCATTTCACAGAGGGGAAGTGGAGAAAGGGATGAGGGgaggggacaggaggaggagtagaggaggaggagcaggacaggGTGCGATTCTTTTTGGTCCCAGTGCACACCAAATAGTGTGGTGGGCGAAGAATGCACATGGCTCCGAATCTGTGTGAGAATTGTCCCCAGACAAAGGAGGGAGTTACGCCTGTTATAGCCCAATAAGGCCTGTCAGTCACACAAGGGCTGGGGGAGAGGCGGAAGGCAGAGCTAAAGATTTCCACACAAAGGGAAACAAGCAAGTCCATCTTTCAGCGACAAATCAGTCTGGAGGTTCCTGTGCTAATAtcaataaaaagagagaaaaataaacaagtgaGGGATTTACTGCACTGCCTTACAAGAGTTAGGGAAAAAAATCAGACACATGTTTACAACGCTGACACAAATAGACACACGGTAAAGCATATGCAAAGCAGAAACAGCAAAAGCCTGGTAGTAGAGGGGGGGCAATGATACGATTAAATGAGCGACATGAAAGAATCGAGGTCCAGTCCAGAGCTGCAAACTTGACTTTGTTTCAGGGGAACACATGCACCTGCTAATACCAATGCTTTGTACTGTTTCTCAGTACAAAGCATTGGTATTCATTTCCCCAATAGttaattacttttctttttaaatataatattcagaacaaaatgtggctttttttcaagtgaggaagaggaaaaacgACGGAGCTCAGGGGAAGAATCAGCGAACACCTGTCAGCAATTACAAGTGGAAGAAAGAAAGGGCAGCAGGAAATAGACGTGTTCTAATTAAAACCACTAGTTAAAAACTTCCTGCATCTCTAGCCAATACCATGTTTGACTACATACAATTCAAATATAGAGTGGGGACCAAAAGTCTGAGACCACATCTCATTCAAATTCTATATTTATACtgttattttctgtctttgttgctatacatatatatatatatatatatataattctgTAATCCTTTTTGAATCagcaaattatataatataatgtattcAGAGAGAAACAGTAAAAGAAGGCAGACAACAacctggttcctcctggtgagTGACCCATATGGAGCTGATCAGAAAGGCCTGTATTAATGATGTCACTGTCTCCTGACCTTTCGGGACTTGACATCCGTACAGCGCCCCTTTATAGGAAGCCAGAGGGATGGCCGAGCCCAGACAAATACCTCTTAACTAGGGCACAGGCCCAGTTCAGTATGGACAAATTGCAATATTAATTAACAAGAACAAGAAAATGGGAAGAGTATCAGAGGGAACTCATAATAACCGTtgcaaaagttgcaaaaacttCCGTTTGTGATAGCTGATCATTCTCATACACTAGATCCTCAGTAAACGGGAAGATGGACTTAATTTGTCACACTTTGCAAAATGTGATAGGAGTTGAAATACATTTGATGTAATGCAAGCTTGGAGCATATTTACATTGATTAAccctactttgacttttttttccaaacaattCTTTCACAAATATGCCACACTGTACACGCCGGTCTCAAGTAGGTTCAGCAGTGGCAGAGGGCACCTTTGTGTTGTTACAGAAAGCTATCGGGCTTCTGAGGCTAATCTGAAGAAATGTCATCCGTTTTCTTGAGCTGCAGCCAAGAAAAACACTCTGTCCGTCCCCGAGTCCTGCCACAGGGATCGATTCCCACTTTTACTGGGAAATGGAAAAGCTTGTTATGATTGCTTTGAAGATTCCTGTGGTGTCCTCTTACTCCACGAGTTTGTGTAAGAGCACCACTGTGTTGCTTTAAAAGACATCCAGAGGCCAAAGAGACTTGGGTATTTTTTTAGTTAAGTTTTCTGTTCTCatgtatattgtttgttttctgttgttgttggtttgtgtggTGCATTGAAATGACTCCAGgaattggtcaaaatgtgttaCTTACCCACTGCACCTCCTGTGTGTCCTCCACTTTTGGTAACATGATGGCAGGAGGGAGAACCTCACCCTGCAGAATGACACGCAGGTCATCTTCAGCTAAGCCACTGGACACCGAGTTCACCCTCACACATTTCTCCGTCCGCCCCAGATCCAGTTCCACCAACATCCTGGGGATGGTCTCTCTGGCCTCTGTCTGCAATAAAACACCAACAGAAATTGTGATGATTGAATGAGATGCATTTCGTCAGATTGCAGTTTGGAGCAACTAATACCGATGATCGttcatttaaattgtgtgacgTCGTAAGATTTAAAATACACTTTGAAAGCA from Pleuronectes platessa chromosome 14, fPlePla1.1, whole genome shotgun sequence carries:
- the clybl gene encoding citramalyl-CoA lyase, mitochondrial, whose product is MAAHLSRAVKRLLPRERGWLLPAGWQFYPESWRHQHHSAGSSLRYIPRRAVLYCPGNDERKLRKLASLDVDCVVLDCEDGVALSKKTEARETIPRMLVELDLGRTEKCVRVNSVSSGLAEDDLRVILQGEVLPPAIMLPKVEDTQEVQWFVDRFQHNLKGHALTEPIRLVTFVETAVGLLNFKAVCEEIRRLAPRAGLHHDGVVFGSDDFCASIGATRTKDARELLYARQKVVVTTKAFGLQAIDLVYIDYKDVEGLRQQAREGALMGFTGKQVIHPGQIQAVQEEFSPSKERVQWAKELIAAFDQHQKEGKGAFTFRGSMIDMPSLKQAQNIITLSSAVPEQ